One region of Labrus bergylta chromosome 23, fLabBer1.1, whole genome shotgun sequence genomic DNA includes:
- the morn2 gene encoding MORN repeat-containing protein 2: MSDKKDTDFLITHGEEPVKVSYIFPNGDRYEGECSRVAAGALMRSGTGKHTSAGGVIYTGEWHEDKMHGRGTLQHPSGAIYEGGFKDNMYEGAGTYTFPDGSVYKGQFHKDRLEGEGAFTDTQGLAWTGEFHGKAALGLKMQYNS; this comes from the exons ATGTCTG ATAAGAAGGACACTGATTTTTTGATAACGCATG GGGAAGAGCCTGTAAAGGTGTCCTACATTTTCCCGAATGGAGACAGATATG AGGGGGAGTGCAGCAGGGTTGCAGCAGGGGCGTTGATGAGGAGTGGTACTGGGAAACACACATCAGCAGGGGGTGTAATATACACCGGAGAGTGGCATGAAGACAAA aTGCATGGTAGAGGGACCCTGCAGCATCCCTCCGGAGCAATATACGAAGGAGGATTCAAAGATAACATGTATGAAGGGGCAGGAACATACACCTTCCCAGACGGCTCTGTGTACAAAGGTCAATTTCACAAGGAcag GTTGGAGGGAGAAGGGGCGTTCACTGACACACAGGGACTGGCATGGACAGGGGAGTTCCATGGCAAAGCAGCACTGGGCCTGAAAATGCAGTATAACAgttaa